A stretch of the Photobacterium toruni genome encodes the following:
- the leuS gene encoding leucine--tRNA ligase: protein MQEQYRPQDIEQKVQEHWDNNKTFVVSEDPNKEKFYCLSMFPYPSGRLHMGHVRNYTIGDVISRYQRLQGKNVMQPIGWDAFGLPAENAAVKNNTAPAPWTYENIEYMKNQLKLLGFGYDWSREFATCTPEYYRWEQEFFTKLYNKGLVYKKTSSVNWCPNDQTVLANEQVEDGCCWRCDTPVEQKEIPQWFIKITEYAQELLDDLDTLDGWPEMVKTMQRNWIGRSEGVELTFNVKGQNDLEVYTTRPDTLMGVTFVSIAAGHPLAAKAAENNPALATFIDECRNTKVAEAELATMEKKGMDTGFTAIHPLDGREVPVYVANFVLMDYGTGAVMAVPAHDQRDFEFATKYNIDIMAVIKPEDGSEFDISEAAFTDKGVLFNSGEFDGLNFQQAFDAIAAKLEAEGKGKKTVNFRLRDWGVSRQRYWGAPIPMVTTEDGQVHPVAADQLPVILPEDVVMDGVTSPIKADLEWAKTTFNGEPALRETDTFDTFMESSWYYARYCSPQADDILDPAKANYWLPVDQYVGGIEHACMHLLYSRFFHKLLRDAGYVTSDEPFKQLLCQGMVLADAFFYTTDKGGKEWVAPTDVTVERDGKGRITTAVDSKGHNVEHSGMIKMSKSKNNGIDPQEMVDKYGADTVRLFMMFASPADMTLEWQESGVEGANRFLKRVWKLVREHAEKGAAESVDTAALNSNQKALRRDIHKTIAKVSDDIGRRQTFNTAIAAIMELMNKLAKAPQESVQDRAILDEALKAIVTMLYPMTPHICFEMWQALGQTDIDHAVWPQADAAALVEDEKLIIVQVNGKLRAKLTVAADATKEQVEALAMADDGVTRFTEGNTVRKVIYVPGKLLNIVAN, encoded by the coding sequence ATGCAAGAACAATATCGTCCACAGGACATTGAACAAAAAGTTCAAGAACATTGGGATAACAATAAGACCTTTGTTGTTAGTGAAGATCCTAATAAAGAAAAATTCTACTGTCTGTCCATGTTCCCGTACCCAAGTGGTCGTTTGCACATGGGTCACGTGCGTAACTACACTATCGGTGATGTTATCTCTCGCTACCAACGCTTACAAGGCAAAAATGTCATGCAGCCAATTGGTTGGGATGCATTTGGCCTTCCAGCAGAGAACGCAGCGGTCAAAAATAACACTGCTCCTGCACCTTGGACATACGAAAACATCGAGTACATGAAGAACCAACTTAAACTTTTAGGTTTTGGTTACGATTGGAGTCGTGAATTCGCAACCTGTACCCCTGAGTACTACCGTTGGGAACAAGAGTTCTTCACTAAACTGTACAACAAAGGCCTAGTTTACAAGAAAACATCTTCTGTGAACTGGTGTCCTAACGACCAAACGGTACTAGCAAACGAGCAAGTAGAAGACGGTTGTTGCTGGCGTTGTGATACCCCTGTTGAACAAAAAGAGATTCCACAGTGGTTCATTAAAATTACCGAATACGCACAAGAGCTACTTGACGACCTTGATACCCTTGATGGTTGGCCTGAAATGGTAAAAACCATGCAGCGTAACTGGATCGGCCGTTCTGAAGGTGTTGAATTAACGTTTAACGTTAAAGGTCAAAACGATTTAGAAGTTTACACCACGCGTCCTGATACTCTTATGGGTGTAACATTTGTTAGCATTGCAGCGGGTCACCCTCTAGCTGCAAAAGCGGCTGAGAATAACCCTGCCCTAGCAACATTTATCGATGAATGCCGTAACACCAAAGTTGCTGAAGCTGAACTAGCAACAATGGAAAAGAAAGGCATGGATACTGGCTTTACCGCTATCCATCCACTTGATGGCCGTGAAGTACCCGTATACGTTGCTAACTTCGTATTAATGGATTACGGCACAGGCGCAGTAATGGCCGTTCCTGCACACGATCAACGTGACTTTGAATTTGCAACGAAATACAACATCGATATCATGGCAGTCATTAAGCCAGAAGACGGTAGCGAATTTGATATCTCTGAAGCTGCATTCACTGACAAAGGTGTATTGTTTAATTCAGGTGAATTTGACGGCCTAAACTTCCAACAAGCATTTGATGCTATTGCAGCAAAACTTGAAGCTGAAGGTAAAGGCAAGAAAACAGTTAATTTCCGTCTTCGTGACTGGGGTGTTTCACGTCAACGTTACTGGGGCGCACCAATCCCAATGGTAACCACTGAAGACGGTCAAGTGCATCCTGTTGCGGCAGATCAACTACCGGTTATTCTTCCAGAAGACGTGGTAATGGATGGTGTAACAAGCCCGATTAAAGCTGACCTAGAGTGGGCTAAAACCACCTTTAACGGTGAACCTGCACTACGTGAAACTGATACCTTTGACACCTTTATGGAGTCATCTTGGTATTACGCTCGTTATTGTTCACCACAAGCTGATGATATTTTAGATCCTGCAAAGGCGAACTACTGGCTACCTGTTGATCAATATGTTGGTGGTATTGAGCACGCGTGTATGCACCTATTGTACTCACGTTTCTTCCACAAATTACTTCGTGATGCAGGTTACGTAACCTCTGACGAACCGTTTAAGCAACTACTATGTCAAGGCATGGTATTAGCAGATGCGTTCTTCTACACCACAGACAAAGGTGGTAAAGAGTGGGTTGCACCAACAGATGTAACGGTTGAACGCGATGGCAAAGGCCGCATCACTACAGCAGTTGACTCTAAAGGCCATAACGTTGAACACTCAGGCATGATCAAAATGTCTAAGTCTAAAAACAACGGTATCGACCCACAAGAGATGGTAGACAAGTACGGCGCTGATACAGTACGTCTATTTATGATGTTTGCATCACCTGCTGATATGACGCTTGAATGGCAAGAATCTGGCGTTGAAGGTGCTAACCGCTTCCTTAAACGTGTGTGGAAACTTGTACGTGAGCATGCTGAAAAAGGTGCAGCTGAATCAGTTGATACTGCAGCATTAAACAGCAATCAAAAAGCGCTTCGTCGTGACATTCATAAAACAATTGCTAAAGTAAGTGATGATATTGGTCGTCGTCAGACATTTAATACCGCGATTGCTGCAATCATGGAATTAATGAACAAGTTAGCAAAAGCGCCACAAGAATCAGTACAAGATCGTGCTATTCTTGATGAAGCACTAAAAGCTATTGTTACTATGCTTTACCCAATGACACCGCATATCTGTTTTGAAATGTGGCAAGCTTTAGGTCAAACAGACATTGACCATGCAGTATGGCCACAAGCAGATGCAGCAGCATTAGTGGAAGATGAAAAGCTAATCATTGTTCAAGTTAACGGTAAACTACGTGCGAAATTAACGGTTGCGGCAGATGCAACCAAAGAGCAAGTAGAAGCGTTAGCAATGGCTGATGATGGCGTAACTCGCTTCACTGAAGGAAATACCGTACGTAAAGTTATTTACGTACCAGGTAAACTACTTAATATTGTTGCTAACTAA
- a CDS encoding zinc ribbon-containing protein produces MTKQQKQYEAVLEKVTEALKHSPEELKKFFKMTELYGKAASDMTKDELSLVEAYIKSDLKTTELYGKAASDMTKDELSLVEAYVKSDLKTFTEEVKNSSEPFSESPFYKLVSESIWKNLAEITDKTQLEWIEVMDDIQHKGVYQAGELVGLGNLVCEQCGHTEMITHVTRIEPCVKCGCKHFSRLPLNP; encoded by the coding sequence ATGACTAAGCAACAAAAGCAGTATGAAGCAGTGTTAGAAAAAGTAACTGAGGCGCTTAAGCATAGTCCAGAAGAGCTAAAGAAGTTTTTTAAAATGACTGAGCTTTACGGCAAAGCTGCCAGTGATATGACCAAAGATGAGCTGTCATTAGTTGAAGCTTATATTAAAAGTGATCTTAAAACGACTGAGCTTTACGGTAAAGCAGCCAGTGATATGACCAAAGATGAACTGTCATTAGTTGAAGCTTACGTCAAAAGTGATTTAAAGACCTTTACTGAAGAAGTAAAAAATAGTTCAGAACCATTCAGTGAAAGCCCTTTCTATAAATTAGTCAGTGAAAGTATTTGGAAAAACTTAGCTGAAATTACGGATAAAACCCAATTAGAATGGATTGAAGTGATGGATGATATTCAGCATAAAGGTGTTTATCAGGCTGGTGAACTTGTGGGTTTAGGTAATCTTGTTTGTGAGCAATGCGGTCATACTGAAATGATCACCCATGTTACGCGTATTGAACCCTGTGTAAAATGTGGTTGTAAGCATTTTTCTCGCTTACCATTAAATCCATAA
- a CDS encoding lipid-binding SYLF domain-containing protein, translating to MKATHKIFTTLCSLLILMLSTQVFAQEQQNDTKDALAHFYNSPQTQPFFHSAYGYAVFPSVGKGGFWIGGAYGSGVVFKANQAMGFAKLYQISIGLQFGGQAFSEILFFQDKRAYDRFIDGGMELDAQASAVALTEGASAKIGTAGAGINAGNDYMTQSYINGVAIFTHAKGGAMIEASLAGQKFTYEPMTTTTRKIKGYDQVLPEFNTDYQPTKQTQTTRQHQQQLQKPADTITSTDSANSAVVVDTIERPDY from the coding sequence ATGAAAGCAACACATAAAATATTTACCACTTTATGTTCATTATTAATATTAATGCTATCAACACAAGTATTTGCTCAAGAACAACAAAATGATACTAAAGATGCATTAGCCCATTTTTATAATTCACCGCAAACCCAGCCTTTTTTCCATTCCGCTTATGGGTATGCCGTTTTTCCATCAGTAGGTAAAGGTGGCTTTTGGATCGGTGGCGCTTATGGATCAGGCGTGGTATTTAAAGCCAATCAAGCCATGGGATTTGCTAAGTTATACCAAATATCTATTGGTTTACAATTTGGCGGACAAGCGTTCAGTGAGATTCTATTTTTCCAAGATAAACGTGCCTATGATCGCTTCATTGATGGCGGAATGGAATTGGATGCTCAAGCCTCTGCGGTCGCATTAACAGAAGGTGCATCAGCAAAAATAGGCACTGCTGGCGCAGGGATCAATGCAGGTAATGACTATATGACCCAAAGCTACATTAATGGCGTTGCTATCTTCACTCACGCTAAAGGCGGCGCGATGATTGAAGCATCACTTGCGGGACAAAAATTCACCTATGAACCAATGACAACCACGACGCGAAAAATAAAAGGTTATGATCAAGTATTACCTGAGTTTAATACTGACTATCAACCGACTAAACAGACTCAAACGACACGACAACACCAGCAACAACTGCAAAAACCGGCTGATACTATTACATCGACAGATTCAGCAAACTCAGCGGTAGTGGTTGATACCATTGAACGTCCTGATTATTAA